A single Elephas maximus indicus isolate mEleMax1 chromosome 2, mEleMax1 primary haplotype, whole genome shotgun sequence DNA region contains:
- the LOC126068455 gene encoding keratin-associated protein 10-9-like, with protein sequence MCHACCSTGYQSACPRLLCFKPLCCTPAACRSAPCCGNSCCCCPVSCTTLQCRPMWGVASSCQSPCGAPSCYPCGCQPPCSPAACGQASSCGPACCVPSPCQAAFCVPVSCKSAVCVPVCVASSCQPSCFCQPSCPTLVCRPISCGIPACC encoded by the coding sequence ATGTGCCACGCCTGCTGCTCCACGGGCTACCAGTCTGCCTGCCCCCGGCTTCTGTGCTTTAAACCACTGTGCTGCACCCCTGCTGCCTGCCGCTCAGCCCCGTGCTGCGGgaactcctgctgctgctgcccagTGTCCTGCACGACTCTGCAGTGCCGGCCCATGTGGGGTGTGGCCAGCTCCTGCCAGTCACCCTGTGGGGCCCCCAGCTGCTACCCCTGTGGCTGTCAGCCCCCATGCAGCCCTGCAGCCTGTGGCCAGGCCTCCTCCTGTGGTCCAGCCTGCTGTGTGCCCAGCCCCTGCCAGGCAGCTTTCTGTGTGCCTGTGAGCTGCAAGTCTGCTGTTTGTGTGCCCGTGTGTGTGGCCTCCTCCTGCCAACCCTCCTGCTTCTGCCAGCCCTCCTGCCCCACCCTCGTCTGCAGACCCATCTCCTGTGGCATTCCTGCCTGTTGCTGA